A single window of Deltaproteobacteria bacterium DNA harbors:
- a CDS encoding enoyl-CoA hydratase (Catalyzes the reversible hydration of unsaturated fatty acyl-CoA to beta-hydroxyacyl-CoA): protein ALGADLRIVAPDARMSVMEIKWGLIPDMSATQSLRRLLPLDVALELTLTGRVVSGTEAKEIGLATRVSATPREDALALAAEIAGKSPDAIRAAKRLFQEAWHAPAADGFLLEETLQRSLMGRPNQVESVKANFEKRAPRFQNP from the coding sequence GCGCTCGGCGCCGACCTGCGCATCGTCGCGCCCGACGCGCGGATGTCGGTGATGGAGATCAAGTGGGGCCTGATCCCCGACATGTCCGCGACCCAGTCGCTGCGCCGCCTGCTCCCGCTCGACGTCGCGCTCGAGCTCACGCTCACCGGCCGCGTCGTCTCCGGGACCGAGGCGAAGGAGATTGGCCTTGCCACCCGCGTCTCGGCCACCCCGCGCGAGGACGCGCTCGCGCTCGCCGCCGAGATCGCCGGCAAGAGCCCGGACGCGATCCGCGCCGCCAAGCGCCTGTTCCAGGAAGCCTGGCACGCCCCGGCCGCCGACGGCTTCCTCCTCGAAGAGACCCTGCAGCGCTCGCTGATGGGCCGGCCCAATCAGGTCGAGAGCGTGAAGGCGAACTTCGAGAAGCGCGCCCCCCGGTTCCAGAATCCCTAG